From the genome of Spinacia oleracea cultivar Varoflay chromosome 2, BTI_SOV_V1, whole genome shotgun sequence, one region includes:
- the LOC110795003 gene encoding DEAD-box ATP-dependent RNA helicase 52C — protein sequence MAPWTSCDFPSLTSSTRTSSGSTRPPFQSTQPLFGSTRPPMGSTRSPSGFGGSYHRGGGSGSHRGGRGGDRAFENHVDEQPKSPSGFGESHHREGGWLRRCTNDSRGGERVSENGVDEDSKSPSGFGGYRGRGGWPHRGGRGGGRRAFENNFDEDRKSPSGFGGSYHRGRGGGGRGTHGGGRGEKVFANHRVVVDERNSFDDVDDVSEKFDELEEIEETNKLVNQLNLNNPNTMINFDAYEDIPVEVSGENVPEPVTTFDEIDLGKALNDNIKRCKYVKPTPIQRHAIPIAVNGRDLMACAQTGSGKTAAFCFPIIAGILKRVPPYRPPSGSGGGSSRMACPVALIMSPTRELSSQIHDEATKFAYQTGVKVAVAYGGTPMAEQLRKLARGVDILVATPGRLVDMIERGKVSLRMIRYLALDEADRMLDMGFEPQIRKIVQQMDMPAPGSRQTMLFSATFPTEIQKLASDFLTNYIFLTVGKVGSSTDLIKQKVEFVKDFDKRQHLKDLLMSQKNGTQGKHALTIVFAETKRGVDDLEYWLSNNGFPATAIHGDKAQWEREKALRSFKSGTTPIIVATDVAARGLDIPCVAHVINFDLPRDIDDYVHRIGRTGRAGNSGLATAFFNDKNMSISKALIEVMEDSNQEVPSWLVEYAETPSSYGYGYGGGSSSRRSRGGKFGGHDYRSFNQASSNGYSDYSNNTYSGQVATPEPFADATTAAADYYNSPEYGFTHGYDSIVPSGWD from the exons ATGGCACCGTGGACCAGCTGTGATTTTCCTTCACTCACTTCCTCAACTCGCACCTCGTCTGGGTCCACACGTCCTCCATTTCAGTCGACTCAGCCTCTATTCGGGTCTACTCGCCCTCCAATGGGGTCGACTCGTTCTCCATCTGGGTTTGGTGGGTCCTACCACCGCGGAGGAGGAAGTGGGTCCCACCGCGGTGGTCGTGGTGGTGACAGGGCTTTTGAGAATCATGTTGATGAACAGCCAAAATCCCCATCTGGGTTTGGTGAGTCCCACCACCGCGAAGGAGGTTGGCTCCGCCGTTGTACTAATGATAGTCGTGGTGGTGAGAGGGTTTCCGAAAATGGCGTTGATGAAGACTCAAAATCTCCATCTGGGTTTGGTGGCTACCGTGGCAGAGGAGGTTGGCCTCACCGTGGTGGTCGTGGTGGTGGTAGGAGGGCTTTTGAGAATAATTTTGACGAAGACCGAAAATCTCCATCTGGGTTTGGTGGGTCCTACCACCGTGGCAGAGGAGGTGGTGGTCGTGGAACCCACGGAGGTGGTCGTGGTGAGAAGGTGTTTGCTAATCATCGCGTCGTCGTTGATGAGCGAAATTCATTTGATGATGTTGACGATGTCAGTGAGAAATTTGATGAACTTGAGGAGATTGAAGAGACCAATAAATTGGTTAATCAGCTTAACCTTAATAATCCAAATACTATGATCAACTTTGATGCATACGAGGATATTCCAGTTGAAGTTAGTGGAGAAAATGTGCCAGAACCAGTAACCACATTTGATGAGATTGATTTAGGGAAAGCCTTAAATGATAATATTAAGAGGTGCAAGTATGTTAAGCCCACCCCAATTCAACGTCATGCTATACCCATTGCTGTGAATGGAAGGGATTTGATGGCCTGTGCTCAAACCGGGTCTGGAAAAACCGCCGCCTTCTGTTTTCCCATCATTGCTGGGATTCTGAAGAGAGTTCCGCCTTATCGGCCACCGAGTGGTAGCGGTGGTGGTAGCAGTAGGATGGCTTGCCCTGTTGCCCTCATTATGTCTCCTACAAGGGAGCTTTCTTCTCAG ATACATGATGAGGCTACAAAGTTTGCTTACCAAACAGGAGTTAAGGTGGCTGTAGCATATGGCGGCACACCCATGGCTGAGCAG CTCCGCAAGTTGGCAAGAGGCGTGGATATTCTTGTGGCTACACCTGGGCGTTTGGTTGATATGATTGAGAGAGGCAAAGTGTCTCTTCGCATGATCAGGTATTTGGCTTTAGACGAGGCAGATAGAATGCTAGATATGGGTTTTGAACCTCAGATCCGTAAGATTGTCCAGCAGATGGATATGCCTGCACCAGGTTCTAGACAAACTATGCTTTTCAGTGCCACATTTCCTACTGAGATACAg AAGCTTGCGTCTGATTTCCTTACCAACTACATATTTCTCACTGTTGGTAAAGTTGGTTCAAGCACGGATCTGATCAAACAAAAAGTAGAATTTGTTAAGGATTTTGACAAGAGACAGCATCTGAAGGATCTTCTTATGTCTCAAAAGAACGGAACTCAAGGAAAG CATGCTTTGACCATTGTTTTTGCTGAAACGAAGAGAGGAGTTGATGATCTTGAATACTGGCTGTCCAACAATGGATTCCCAGCAACGGCAATACATGGTGACAAAGCACAATGG gagagagaaaaggcaTTGAGATCTTTCAAGAGTGGAACAACTCCAATCATTGTAGCAACTGATGTTGCAGCTCGAGGCTTGGACATCCCATGTGTGGCTCACGTCATAAACTTCGACCTGCCTCGTGACATTGATGACTATGTTCATCGCATAGGTAGAACAGGACGTGCTGGTAACTCAGGGCTTGCAACTGCTTTCTTCAACGATAAGAACATGTCAATCTCAAAGGCGCTCATTGAGGTAATGGAGGACAGCAACCAAGAAGTACCTTCATGGCTTGTTGAATATGCTGAGACACCCTCATCttatggatatggatatggaggTGGCAGCAGTTCTCGCCGTTCGAGGGGTGGCAAGTTTGGTGGCCATGATTATCGGAGTTTTAATCAAGCTTCTTCTAACGGCTATTCTGATTACTCCAACAACACTTACTCTGGCCAAGTTGCAACTCCTGAACCCTTTGCTGATGCTACTACTGCTGCCGCTGATTATTACAATTCCCCGGAATATGGTTTTACTCATGGTTACGACTCTATTGTGCCCAGTGGCTGGGATTGA
- the LOC110795004 gene encoding uncharacterized protein — protein sequence MLRSFLLKETVRLNSRLSGFNQLRGIHSRNKKAMEFIAKGWSAMKEVDRVIDYCELNDKRLIPLLRGAKENFELALEVDNSNTNARYWLSKLHLKYHVPGACKAVGAALLVEAAEMGNPDALYELGGRLRVENDYVQSSQQAFYYLEKAVEQLHPGALYLLGAVYLTGDCVREDIGSAMWCFHRAAQKGHAGAAVAYGSLLLRGHMLPESITKFNVKKRSKTAKTNSVSSKVNQIELAKEQFQIAANAGCDLGFKWLSRIEEEEKHLLSEHPEQ from the exons ATGCTGAGATCATTTTTGTTGAAGGAGACTGTAAGATTGAATTCCAGGCTTTCTGGGTTCAATCAATTG AGAGGGATTCACAGCAGAAATAAGAAAGCCATGGAGTTTATAGCAAAAGGGTGGAGTGCTATGAAAGAAGTTGATAGAGTCATTGATTATTGTGAACTTAATGACAAGCGCCTCATTCCTCTTCTCAGG GGTGCTAAGGAGAATTTTGAGTTGGCTTTAGAAGTTGACAATTCAAATACCAATGCACGCTACTGGTTGTCCAAGCTACACCTTAAATACCATGTCCCAGGGGCATGCAAAGCAGT AGGAGCTGCTTTGCTGGTGGAAGCTGCCGAAATGGGAAATCCTGATGCACTATACGAGTTAGGTGGCCGCTTAAGAGTCGAG AATGACTATGTTCAATCATCTCAGCAAGCATTTTATTATCTGGAGAAGGCTGTCGAACAG TTGCATCCAGGTGCTCTGTACCTTTTAGGTGCTGTGTACTTGACGGGGGACTGTGTGAGGGAAGATATTGGATCTGCAATGTGGTGCTTTCACAGAGCAGCTCAGAAG GGACACGCTGGTGCAGCTGTAGCATACGGATCTCTTCTGCTTAGAG GTCACATGTTACCAGAGTCCATAACTAAATTCAATGTGAAGAAACGAAGCAAGACTGCAAAAACAAATTCTGTGAGCTCAAAGGTGAACCAGATTGAATTGGCAAAAGAACAGTTCCAGATTGCTGCTAACGCAGGATGCGATCTTGGATTTAAGTGGCTAAGTAGAATCGAAGAGGAAGAGAAGCATTTGTTGAGTGAACACCCTGAACAGTAG